One window of Paenibacillus sp. FSL K6-3182 genomic DNA carries:
- a CDS encoding glycoside hydrolase family 3 N-terminal domain-containing protein codes for MKKRSVMLFTFVMVIAIAVIFVITPIDFQKKSNEPETAQTPSPSESTDKEISNASKAKQLVSQMTDKEKIGQLVMYTPTGQADSFSNKMIKEYGVGSALLNRRMNSAAGTARFTNALQQLGSESRLGIPLFISGDLEYGAAQRVPDEATVLPRQMAIGATQNVDYAEQAARLTAVESKAMGFHWSFSPVVDVNSNLMNPVIGVRSFGEDTKLVSDMAVAEVRGYQSEGMISSAKHFPGHGDTGFDTHMSLSKVSYSEEVLRTVHLPPFQAVINQGIESIMTSHIIIEAIDAELPATLSKKVLTGLLRKEMGFKGIIVTDAMVMQAISDNWGAGEAAVMAINAGADIVMANGSEADQFDTLESLYEALQAGKLERSRMDESVERILTYKFKLEMFEHRLVDIDHVSQAVGKKEHRELSERMALESITLIKNENVLPFDAEANQTTLVVSMAYADQIAEAVRQISKGKVISYQAAEAAGEVLDATRSAVKKAVEKAENADRIIVFTKSDQQIPQGQVDLVNGLLATGKPVAAVSLGNPSDILGYPNVKAYVSTYALDNWYWITPIPISWEAAVKVIFGSKPQGKLPVTLNNEYSRNFGLSYR; via the coding sequence ATGAAGAAGCGATCAGTTATGTTATTTACATTTGTAATGGTTATCGCCATAGCTGTAATATTCGTAATAACACCGATTGACTTCCAAAAAAAGAGTAATGAACCCGAAACGGCTCAAACACCATCACCTTCGGAATCTACAGACAAAGAGATATCCAATGCGAGTAAAGCTAAACAGCTTGTAAGTCAAATGACGGACAAGGAAAAGATAGGCCAGCTTGTGATGTATACACCTACGGGTCAAGCGGATTCGTTCTCAAATAAAATGATCAAGGAATACGGTGTAGGCAGTGCCCTCTTGAATCGACGAATGAATTCTGCTGCCGGTACTGCCCGGTTTACTAATGCGCTCCAGCAACTGGGATCTGAATCCAGATTAGGTATCCCTCTATTTATTTCTGGCGATTTGGAATACGGCGCTGCTCAAAGAGTACCTGATGAGGCAACGGTACTGCCAAGGCAGATGGCAATTGGAGCTACACAAAATGTGGATTATGCAGAACAAGCTGCGCGCTTGACGGCTGTTGAATCCAAAGCAATGGGTTTTCACTGGAGTTTCTCGCCGGTCGTTGATGTCAATTCGAACCTGATGAACCCAGTGATTGGGGTTCGGTCTTTTGGAGAAGACACGAAGCTTGTAAGCGATATGGCTGTTGCAGAGGTGAGGGGTTATCAAAGCGAAGGAATGATATCCAGCGCCAAGCATTTTCCAGGGCATGGGGATACAGGTTTTGATACTCATATGTCATTATCAAAAGTGTCTTACAGCGAAGAAGTGCTGCGGACCGTGCATCTCCCTCCATTTCAAGCAGTAATCAACCAAGGAATCGAGTCTATTATGACTTCACATATTATTATTGAAGCAATTGATGCTGAACTTCCTGCGACACTTTCAAAGAAAGTTCTTACAGGATTGTTGAGAAAGGAAATGGGTTTTAAAGGGATCATTGTCACAGACGCTATGGTGATGCAAGCGATATCCGACAATTGGGGAGCGGGCGAAGCAGCGGTTATGGCCATCAATGCGGGAGCAGATATCGTCATGGCAAATGGCTCTGAAGCTGATCAATTCGATACGTTGGAGTCCCTTTATGAAGCATTGCAGGCTGGTAAGCTCGAGAGAAGCCGAATGGATGAATCGGTGGAACGGATACTGACCTATAAATTCAAGCTAGAGATGTTTGAGCATCGTTTGGTAGACATTGATCATGTGAGCCAAGCAGTAGGGAAAAAAGAACACCGTGAGTTATCTGAGCGAATGGCATTGGAATCCATAACGCTCATCAAAAATGAAAATGTCCTTCCATTTGATGCGGAAGCAAATCAGACAACGCTTGTCGTAAGTATGGCTTATGCAGATCAGATTGCAGAAGCAGTTAGGCAAATAAGCAAAGGCAAAGTCATTTCTTATCAGGCAGCAGAAGCTGCGGGAGAAGTGTTAGATGCTACAAGGTCAGCGGTTAAGAAAGCGGTTGAGAAGGCTGAAAATGCAGATCGAATTATTGTTTTTACGAAGTCGGATCAGCAAATACCGCAAGGGCAAGTGGATCTGGTGAACGGATTACTTGCAACTGGAAAGCCGGTAGCAGCTGTCTCCCTGGGAAACCCAAGCGATATTTTGGGATATCCGAACGTGAAGGCATATGTCTCGACTTATGCGCTTGATAATTGGTACTGGATAACACCGATTCCGATATCGTGGGAAGCTGCTGTGAAGGTTATATTTGGTTCCAAGCCACAGGGGAAGCTGCCTGTGACCTTAAATAACGAATACTCAAGAAACTTTGGATTGAGCTATCGCTAG
- the bglX gene encoding beta-glucosidase BglX codes for MAGNKKLFSSEIKEKVLSFISQMTLEEKIGQMSQFDWGFHAINPDAGGEINLIMKDLIDKGMLGSLFNLSGVEQANTLQKQTIEKSRLGIPMIVGRDVIHGYRSVFPIPLAQSASWNPDLIRRTAAAASKEAASDGISWVFAPMIDITRDPRWGRIAETMGEDPYVGEIMAKAWVEGAELDDASSESLSVASCPKHFAGYGFAEAGRDYNTVDVSDRVLREVILPPFRKAVEAGALSIMASFNELNGIPACANRYLLTTILREEWGFEGVIVSDYNALGELITHGVAKDAEEACEIAIKAGTDMDMHSGIFYKYLPKLVQEGRVAESLIDAAVGRILAVKMKLGLFENAYVNPERSQSVILSEEHVALAREAARESIVLLKNDNRILPLSKQLKTLAVIGPMATNTKDPLGCWAADGNADDVVSLLDGIKAKVSPDTQLLYAEGCGIESEDESGFEQALAAVAGADAAIIAVGESLTMSGEGNSRSELDLPGKQRELVEAAIQLGKPVIIVLFNGRPLTTVWLDDTATAIVEAWHLGIQSGNAIADVLFGDYNPSGKLTATFPRSVGQIPLYYYRKNTGRPPGGVYSSRYIDAPVQALYPFGYGLSYTDFDYNNLVVSSSRISSSDSVSVSVNVTNTGSVTGEEVVQLYIRDAAASVTQPLKKLKGFAKVSLSAGEMKTVTFSVTPSELAIIGADDRLSVEPGVFQLMVGPHSEKGLIGEITVE; via the coding sequence ATGGCAGGAAACAAGAAGTTGTTCTCGTCGGAAATAAAAGAGAAAGTATTGTCCTTTATTTCCCAAATGACATTAGAAGAAAAAATTGGCCAAATGTCGCAATTTGACTGGGGCTTTCATGCGATAAATCCGGATGCCGGCGGTGAGATCAATCTAATCATGAAGGATCTCATCGATAAAGGAATGTTAGGCTCGTTGTTTAATTTATCGGGCGTTGAACAAGCGAATACACTGCAAAAACAAACCATTGAAAAGTCACGCCTTGGCATACCGATGATCGTTGGGAGAGACGTTATTCACGGCTACCGTTCAGTATTCCCTATTCCACTCGCTCAATCGGCAAGCTGGAACCCAGATCTGATTAGAAGAACAGCAGCAGCAGCGTCTAAGGAAGCAGCTTCCGACGGTATTTCGTGGGTGTTTGCGCCGATGATCGATATTACGAGAGATCCTAGATGGGGAAGAATTGCCGAAACGATGGGAGAAGACCCTTATGTAGGCGAGATTATGGCAAAAGCGTGGGTTGAGGGCGCCGAGCTCGATGATGCTTCAAGCGAAAGCCTCTCTGTAGCGAGCTGTCCTAAACATTTTGCCGGATATGGATTTGCGGAAGCGGGCAGGGATTATAATACGGTAGACGTCTCGGACCGCGTGCTGCGTGAAGTTATTTTGCCACCGTTTCGTAAAGCGGTTGAAGCTGGAGCGCTTAGCATTATGGCATCCTTTAATGAATTGAATGGCATTCCTGCATGTGCCAACCGTTATTTGCTTACGACTATTTTACGTGAGGAATGGGGCTTTGAAGGTGTTATCGTTAGTGATTACAATGCTCTAGGTGAATTAATCACTCATGGTGTTGCCAAAGACGCGGAGGAAGCGTGTGAAATTGCGATTAAAGCGGGTACGGATATGGATATGCATTCAGGCATATTCTACAAATACTTGCCGAAGCTCGTTCAAGAGGGACGGGTTGCCGAGAGTCTGATCGACGCCGCTGTAGGCAGAATTTTAGCTGTAAAGATGAAGCTTGGATTGTTCGAGAATGCATACGTAAATCCAGAACGAAGCCAAAGTGTTATTTTGTCAGAGGAGCATGTGGCATTGGCGCGCGAGGCAGCAAGAGAGTCTATCGTTCTGCTTAAAAATGATAATCGTATACTGCCTCTTTCTAAGCAGCTGAAAACGCTGGCTGTTATTGGACCGATGGCAACGAACACGAAAGATCCTCTTGGCTGCTGGGCAGCCGACGGCAATGCGGATGATGTCGTTTCACTGCTTGATGGCATTAAGGCGAAAGTATCGCCAGACACACAGCTGCTATATGCGGAAGGCTGCGGCATTGAAAGTGAAGACGAGAGCGGCTTTGAACAGGCTCTGGCAGCAGTTGCTGGGGCGGATGCTGCTATTATTGCAGTAGGCGAAAGTCTGACGATGAGCGGTGAAGGAAACTCCAGATCAGAACTGGACTTGCCGGGTAAGCAGCGTGAGCTCGTTGAAGCAGCAATACAGCTGGGCAAGCCGGTTATCATTGTTTTGTTCAATGGCCGTCCGCTGACAACCGTTTGGCTGGATGACACGGCAACAGCAATTGTAGAAGCATGGCACTTAGGTATTCAAAGCGGCAATGCAATAGCTGATGTCTTGTTTGGTGACTATAACCCAAGCGGCAAGCTGACAGCAACATTTCCGCGGAGTGTAGGACAAATCCCGCTTTATTATTACAGGAAGAACACAGGACGTCCTCCAGGAGGCGTATATTCTTCAAGATATATCGATGCTCCAGTGCAAGCATTATATCCGTTCGGGTACGGTCTGAGCTATACCGACTTTGATTATAACAATCTTGTCGTGAGCTCATCTCGCATAAGCAGCTCGGATTCCGTATCTGTTTCTGTAAATGTTACGAATACAGGCAGCGTTACAGGTGAAGAAGTAGTACAGCTGTACATTCGTGATGCAGCGGCAAGCGTGACACAGCCTCTCAAGAAACTAAAAGGTTTTGCCAAGGTGAGCTTAAGTGCCGGTGAGATGAAGACGGTGACATTCTCGGTAACCCCTTCGGAGCTTGCAATCATAGGAGCAGATGACCGTTTGTCGGTTGAGCCTGGCGTTTTCCAGCTGATGGTTGGTCCTCATTCCGAGAAGGGCTTGATCGGTGAAATCACAGTAGAGTAA
- a CDS encoding AraC family transcriptional regulator: MKETGIKLDYCAFMYHNTPFRHTYKSGLETYIIRLQTEGLCQALIAGQVDIIEPGDLLLFAPGEVYDLRIGELGPSGDYYVICSGPWLDEWWKLQRRPQKTKIGENGRIAALWQQLILESRRHDGGNPELLCTLMQSLCYLLDRAIDEATSYNSGPKLLAYKIKLYIEEHAAIPFTLTDAAKHTGLSVSRSVQLFKSEFGMSIMQYAQKVRLAMALELMGKSPLTLERIAEETGFGSYTYFHRVFQRYYGISPGAYRKQMTEKQ, translated from the coding sequence ATGAAGGAAACTGGAATAAAGCTCGATTATTGTGCCTTTATGTACCATAATACGCCTTTTAGACATACCTATAAATCCGGCCTCGAAACCTATATCATTCGATTGCAGACTGAAGGCTTATGCCAAGCATTGATTGCAGGGCAGGTCGATATCATCGAGCCTGGTGACCTTCTTCTGTTTGCCCCTGGTGAAGTTTATGATCTGAGAATTGGCGAGCTTGGGCCAAGCGGAGACTATTATGTGATCTGCAGCGGTCCTTGGCTTGATGAATGGTGGAAGCTTCAGCGAAGACCTCAAAAAACAAAAATAGGTGAGAACGGCAGAATAGCGGCTTTATGGCAGCAATTAATATTAGAAAGCAGGCGGCATGACGGCGGGAATCCTGAACTATTATGTACGCTGATGCAATCACTTTGCTATTTGCTCGATAGAGCTATAGATGAAGCAACCTCCTACAACTCCGGTCCAAAGCTGCTGGCATATAAAATAAAGCTTTATATCGAGGAGCATGCAGCGATTCCGTTTACTTTAACCGATGCTGCGAAACATACGGGACTAAGCGTATCCCGCTCTGTTCAGTTGTTCAAATCTGAATTCGGCATGTCCATCATGCAATATGCCCAGAAGGTGCGTCTGGCGATGGCGCTTGAATTAATGGGCAAAAGTCCGCTTACGCTCGAACGCATTGCCGAAGAAACTGGATTCGGCAGCTATACTTACTTCCATCGCGTGTTCCAGCGATATTACGGCATCTCACCTGGCGCATACCGAAAACAAATGACAGAGAAACAATAA
- a CDS encoding N-acetylmuramoyl-L-alanine amidase codes for MYSYTKKRKSRIVRLIVLLFTLVLISVTLIGFAANKEEKSQALSANPPIVPTKQQSLDGKPDRIYKVVIDAGHGGKDPGAEGASGKREKHFTLSLSQKVYELLKQENMFEPHLTRNDDTFIDLDVRPDIANQMEADVLLSIHANTYKDENVGGIETFYRFDENIELAQTMHNQVVKAMGFRDRGIRNEELKVLSLSKVPAILLEVGYLTNPAEEAVLLGEDGQDRAAKAIVEGLKQYFKNNSEEAIIQS; via the coding sequence ATGTACTCGTATACGAAAAAACGAAAATCGCGTATAGTCAGGCTTATAGTGCTTTTATTCACTCTAGTTTTAATTAGTGTAACTTTAATTGGCTTTGCCGCAAACAAAGAAGAAAAGTCGCAAGCTCTGTCAGCCAATCCGCCAATTGTTCCAACGAAGCAGCAATCCTTGGATGGAAAACCAGATAGGATATACAAAGTTGTCATTGATGCAGGACATGGCGGCAAAGATCCTGGGGCGGAAGGAGCTAGCGGGAAAAGGGAAAAACATTTTACACTATCGCTATCTCAGAAAGTGTACGAGCTGTTAAAGCAAGAGAACATGTTTGAGCCACATCTAACTCGGAATGATGATACGTTTATTGATCTGGACGTACGTCCTGATATAGCGAATCAAATGGAAGCAGATGTTCTTCTATCCATTCATGCGAACACCTATAAGGACGAGAATGTTGGTGGAATTGAAACGTTTTATCGTTTTGATGAAAATATAGAATTAGCTCAGACCATGCACAATCAGGTTGTAAAGGCAATGGGCTTTCGGGATCGCGGAATACGAAATGAAGAGTTAAAGGTTCTTTCACTAAGCAAGGTGCCGGCGATTTTGCTCGAAGTAGGTTATTTGACAAACCCCGCTGAAGAAGCAGTTTTACTTGGAGAAGATGGACAAGATCGTGCTGCGAAAGCTATTGTTGAAGGTTTGAAGCAATATTTTAAAAACAATTCAGAAGAGGCAATCATTCAATCCTAA
- a CDS encoding HAMP domain-containing sensor histidine kinase translates to MNMVQSIKVKFLIGLLVIFFTSLLLLHHFVMQIIESSNETIITQDLNTMKKNSNVYVKQTFMINHYSHDEIYFEQMSKELVVDLKNITSSQVAVYSLKGKQLAASDSAPFMSPLGDDFKHALKGETAYTISHQEKISTIYFSYPVVIDGEKIGILRFSKDVSMLYENSRQILDVILYVTIAIFAMGLLLCYALFWNITLPIVKMTKVSTEVINGNLNVHISLNRKDELGKLAHNFNQMIEKIRLQIGKIEKDRDRLKELNQHRKQFYDNVTHELKTPLTSIMGYAQMIKDNGQNDEVFFEKGIAHIADESARLHEMVLQLLELSKETDSKASYEMVDAGFILLSVCEGMAFKAQKYNKNIVCELEDHLIIEGSPTKLRQLFINLIDNAIKYSDASSEIIVKAGLISEVIQFTFINQGDVIAPKHLARIYEPFYRENGRLVKEVGSRGLGLSICKAIVEEHQGTIQIQSEDRETSVIVHIPQFDNKQVTS, encoded by the coding sequence ATGAATATGGTACAGTCTATCAAGGTTAAGTTTTTAATCGGATTGTTAGTTATTTTTTTCACCTCGCTATTGCTGCTGCATCATTTTGTCATGCAAATTATTGAATCCAGCAACGAAACCATCATTACGCAGGATTTGAATACGATGAAGAAAAACAGCAATGTTTATGTAAAACAGACGTTTATGATCAATCATTACAGTCATGATGAAATTTATTTCGAGCAGATGTCTAAAGAGTTGGTTGTTGATTTGAAAAACATTACGTCTAGCCAAGTGGCTGTTTATTCATTAAAGGGCAAGCAGCTTGCTGCATCGGACAGTGCTCCCTTCATGAGTCCACTTGGAGACGATTTCAAGCATGCTCTCAAGGGAGAAACCGCTTATACCATCTCCCATCAAGAAAAAATATCTACGATCTATTTTTCATATCCTGTTGTAATTGACGGTGAAAAAATAGGTATTTTACGATTTTCCAAAGACGTATCGATGCTTTATGAGAACAGCAGGCAAATATTAGATGTCATTTTGTATGTCACGATCGCTATCTTCGCTATGGGCTTGCTGCTTTGTTATGCATTGTTCTGGAACATTACACTGCCCATCGTCAAGATGACCAAAGTTTCAACGGAAGTGATAAACGGCAATCTTAATGTCCATATCTCTTTAAACCGAAAGGACGAGCTGGGCAAGCTTGCTCATAACTTCAATCAAATGATTGAGAAAATTAGACTTCAAATTGGCAAAATAGAAAAGGACCGTGACCGCCTTAAAGAGTTAAACCAACATCGCAAGCAATTTTACGACAATGTTACCCATGAGCTGAAAACACCTCTAACTTCTATCATGGGCTACGCGCAGATGATCAAAGACAATGGGCAAAATGATGAGGTTTTTTTCGAGAAAGGTATTGCGCATATAGCGGATGAAAGTGCTCGCCTTCACGAAATGGTTTTGCAGCTATTGGAGTTGTCTAAGGAAACAGATTCTAAAGCATCCTATGAAATGGTTGATGCAGGGTTTATTTTGCTAAGCGTTTGTGAAGGTATGGCGTTTAAAGCCCAAAAGTATAACAAAAATATTGTTTGCGAATTAGAAGATCATCTCATCATTGAGGGCAGTCCAACTAAATTAAGACAGCTGTTTATCAACTTGATTGATAATGCGATTAAATACAGCGATGCTTCCTCTGAAATTATAGTGAAGGCAGGTCTGATCTCCGAGGTCATACAATTCACTTTTATAAATCAGGGAGATGTCATTGCACCAAAACATTTAGCCCGCATTTATGAACCCTTTTATAGAGAAAATGGTCGTCTTGTGAAAGAAGTCGGGAGCCGCGGATTGGGGCTTAGCATTTGCAAAGCCATTGTTGAAGAGCATCAAGGAACCATTCAAATCCAAAGCGAGGATAGAGAAACAAGCGTAATTGTTCACATCCCGCAATTTGATAACAAGCAGGTGACCTCATGA
- a CDS encoding response regulator transcription factor, producing the protein MELTKILIIEDEEAIADLLAYGLQKEGFQTKLAHNGKDGLREIEEFKPDLLLLDWMLPDQSGLDICKQIMGKYILPIIMITARSDISDKVIGMELGADDYITKPFDMREVIVRIRTLLRRINPITAVNEEAAPAIIKFKTIEINVPERMVKKDNELIELTPKEFDLLMTLTSSRGRVFTRSNLLDLVWGYNYFGDTRTVDIHIQRLRKKLDANDIITTVFRVGYKFEKNVE; encoded by the coding sequence ATGGAGCTTACCAAAATATTAATTATAGAAGATGAAGAAGCGATAGCTGATTTGCTTGCATATGGCTTGCAGAAAGAGGGATTTCAAACCAAGCTTGCGCATAACGGCAAGGATGGCTTAAGAGAAATCGAAGAGTTCAAGCCAGATCTGCTGCTGCTTGATTGGATGCTTCCCGATCAAAGCGGACTTGATATTTGCAAGCAAATTATGGGGAAATACATCCTTCCGATCATCATGATTACGGCTAGGTCTGATATTTCCGACAAAGTTATCGGAATGGAGCTTGGCGCCGACGACTATATTACGAAACCATTTGATATGCGTGAAGTAATCGTCCGCATTCGTACATTACTGCGCAGAATCAATCCTATAACGGCTGTGAACGAAGAAGCAGCGCCAGCAATCATCAAGTTCAAAACGATAGAAATTAATGTGCCCGAAAGAATGGTCAAAAAAGACAATGAGCTCATTGAGCTGACACCAAAAGAATTTGACCTATTGATGACTTTGACGAGCTCTAGAGGACGCGTATTTACTCGTTCAAATTTGCTTGATTTAGTATGGGGCTATAATTATTTTGGTGATACTCGAACCGTGGATATTCATATTCAGCGTTTGCGCAAAAAGCTTGATGCCAATGACATAATCACTACGGTATTTCGTGTCGGGTACAAATTCGAGAAGAATGTGGAATGA
- a CDS encoding cell wall hydrolase has protein sequence MILGLFLLCIGPMSSVHAGNAAAADDWTIKFNGKIVKITDPLYMSEGRLFVPVARIADMFGAKSSWDNVNEEVTIHTEIKDKVVLGNGVPVVYFNEARYKLDAVPFLKDNRLYAPLRQLSEMLHANVVLNAESNVIELIKVQPAVITEEYGLDEISKEFGSTKSELLKWNGLDSKAKIKPGTKLKVIIPSNVDQIAKPFTDADYMLLAKITMVEAGNESYEGQLGLANVILNRVKDERFPDTIRDVIYSGKQFPPAHNGLLDKSKPNASSLRAAKDALNGKNNVENAVYFFNPDISKGSFWSSLDVIVTIDNHSFAK, from the coding sequence ATGATATTGGGTTTGTTTCTGCTTTGTATCGGACCTATGTCGAGTGTCCATGCAGGGAATGCAGCTGCTGCGGATGATTGGACGATTAAATTTAATGGGAAAATAGTGAAGATAACAGATCCGCTTTATATGTCAGAAGGAAGATTGTTTGTTCCGGTAGCCCGCATAGCTGATATGTTCGGTGCGAAGTCGAGCTGGGATAATGTAAACGAAGAAGTAACAATACATACAGAAATCAAAGATAAAGTTGTGCTGGGAAATGGAGTACCAGTCGTATATTTTAACGAAGCCCGTTATAAATTGGACGCGGTGCCATTTTTAAAGGACAATAGGCTGTATGCTCCTCTGCGCCAATTGTCAGAAATGCTGCATGCTAACGTGGTGTTGAATGCAGAGTCAAACGTTATTGAACTTATAAAAGTACAGCCTGCTGTAATTACAGAAGAGTACGGCTTGGATGAGATCAGCAAGGAGTTTGGCAGCACCAAATCAGAACTGCTCAAATGGAATGGACTCGATAGCAAGGCGAAGATCAAGCCGGGAACAAAGCTCAAGGTCATCATTCCTTCAAATGTTGATCAAATAGCAAAACCGTTCACTGATGCGGATTATATGCTGCTTGCTAAGATTACGATGGTTGAAGCAGGCAATGAATCCTATGAAGGACAGCTTGGATTAGCGAATGTCATATTAAACAGAGTGAAGGATGAGCGGTTTCCGGATACGATACGCGACGTCATTTATTCAGGCAAGCAGTTTCCTCCAGCGCATAATGGACTCTTAGATAAAAGTAAGCCAAACGCAAGCTCACTTCGTGCAGCGAAAGATGCGCTTAACGGTAAAAATAATGTGGAGAATGCCGTTTATTTCTTCAATCCCGATATTTCCAAAGGATCGTTTTGGTCCAGCTTAGATGTTATTGTGACAATCGACAATCATAGCTTTGCAAAATAG